From Rana temporaria chromosome 7, aRanTem1.1, whole genome shotgun sequence, the proteins below share one genomic window:
- the CDKN2C gene encoding cyclin-dependent kinase 4 inhibitor C, with translation MAQPLADRMTSAAARGDLHTLEDLLRIAPNVDVPNRFGRTALQVMRLGCPAVASLLLGKGADPNLQDSCGFSVVHDTARAGFCDTMRILLDFHVDVNLQDNDGNTALHLAAKEGQLHMVQLLVLHTDSRMGHKNRNGETACDLARVYSRQPVVQWLQGTARGQP, from the exons ATGGCACAGCCTCTGGCGGACCGGATGACATCGGCGGCTGCCCGGGGGGAtctgcacacactggaggaccTGCTCAGGATTGCGCCCAACGTGGATGTGCCCAACCGCTTTGGCAGGACAGCCCTGCAG GTGATGCGCTTGGGGTGCCCGGCCGTTGCCAGCCTCCTGCTCGGAAAAGGTGCTGACCCCAATCTGCAGGACAGCTGTGGCTTCTCAGTCGTCCACGACACCGCCAGGGCCGGCTTCTGCGACACCATGAGGATCCTGCTGGACTTCCACGTTGATGTCAACCTGCAGGACAACGATGGCAACACAGCTCTGCACCTGGCAGCCAAAGAGGGCCAACTGCACATGGTCCAGTTGTTGGTCCTGCACACGGACAGCAGGATGGGCCACAAGAACAGGAATGGGGAGACCGCCTGCGACCTGGCTAGGGTGTACAGCAGGCAGCCCGTGGTACAGTGGCTTCAGGGCACTGCCAGGGGCCAGCCGTAG